TACCACAGATGAGGAACGTGCTGTTGCCGCTGGTTTTGATGATGTTTTTGATGATGGTGCTGATCTAACAGCTACTGGTTTTTTTCTGGTCTTTCTTTTTAGCTGCTGAAAAAGAATTCGGTTTTGTAAGATCAGAAGTGCCGCCACCGGGATTAATAATAAGATCATAAAGGCAATATTAATCGTTCTTTCCACAGCTTTCACCCTTCAGCCATCCTTGGCCATTTTTTTCTATTGTACCGGATAATGACAAAATGGGCAAGAGTAACTCTTGGAGCTGTTGAAGATTTTCGGCTTTAGGAGCAGGTGGTTCCGGTGGTCGCTGGATCAGGATCATTTTTTTCTTTTCTTCCCGAACAGCCTGTATTTTTTCTTTTACACCGCCGATGGCACCACTGTCTTTGGTAACCATGCCTTCTACGCCTAGTTCTTTTAACTGAAGCCGGTTCATTTCACAACTGAAAGGGCCTTGCTGTGCAATGATCTGCCCAGGTGAAAAGCCTAATGCCAGGCATTTTTCCAGAACTTTTGGAAAGGGCATAATGCGAATAATCAGCTCTTTGCTGTTCACATACTGACAAAACACTTCTAAATGGTTGCTTCCTGTTGTCAACAACCATTTTCCGCCCATTTCTGCCATGGTTTTCGCCGCTGTTTCGTAATCCTCTACGGACAGGCAATGGTTTTTTTCTTCTTCCGAAAGACCTGGACGATGCCATCGTATAAAAGGAATCTGGCAGGCGTTGGCTTTTTCGTAAGCCATCCAGGTAATCTGATTGGCGTAGGGATGGGTAGCATCCACCAACGCCCGGATTTTTCCTTCTTCCAATAATGTTTCCAGGGAGGAAGGATGAAGGGGACCTACCTGAACTTGCGTCCGGCTTTTATCTGTTTCCTGCAACAGCAACGCCCCGCCATATTCGGTGACGGTGGTAACAATACTGGGCAGGTTCCACTGGTTGAAGGCGGCTGCAATGCTTTTCCCCTCCGAAGTGCCGGATAGCAGGAGGATCATAAGGAATACCCCCGAGCTGTCACCATCAGATGATCCTGGGTGATTTTTGTATATTCATTGCCTATAATCACCGTTGTGTTCATATCTACCTGAGCTTCTGCCAGTTTTTCCAGGGGAATTAACTGAATGGATTCTCCTTCGTTTAAGGCTTTGGTCACAATGCCTACCGGCGTTTTAGGATCTCTTAAAGCCGAAATAATTTCTACGGCTCGGTTCCATTGCTGAATTCGTTCTTTGCTTTTAGGATTGTAAAGGGCCAGCATAAAGCCAGATTCCGTTGCTTTTTGAATCCGGTTTTCGATGGCTTCCCAAGGAATCAGATGATCACTTAAACTGATGGTGGCATAGTCCTGCATCAAAGGGGCTCCTAACCGAGAAGCGGCGGCATTGGCGGCAGTGATGCCCGGTAGTATTTCAAAGGGGATCATGGGAAATTCGGCTTCCCGAAGTTCCAGCATCAAGCCTGCCATTCCATAAACGCCAGCATCGCCACTGCTGACCAACACTACCTTTTCGCCTCTGGCCGCACAGGCCAGAGCATGACGGCAACGGTCTTTTTCTTTTCGCATAAAGCTTCTGTCTTGTATCTGACCTTTTTTTAACCAAGGGCTTAACCGGTCTACATAGGGCTTATAGCCGATAATTCGTTGGGATTCTCCCAAAGCTTTTTTAACAGCACCACTGATATGTTCTCCTTTTCCCGGACCGATGCCGGCAACGGTTATTTTTCCTGCTTCCGGTGCCAGGCTAAGGGTTACGCCATTGTGGGCAAAGCGAAGCTCCGGCAAGACTTGTCCTCCTCCAGAAGCCAGGTAGGCGCAAGGAGCACTGACACTGGTGACTTTCATGTTTTCTTCCACCCAAGCGGATGCCGGGAATAGGTGCTGAACTTGCCCAATCTTATCTACAGAAAAGGTTTGAAGCGGCAATTCCCATTCTTTTGCCAAGGAAAGCAGTGCTGGTTCTTCGCCTTTGGCTTTAATGGTATTGATATTTTTAATGGCTTTTATCGATAGTCCTTGTTCTTTCAAAAATGCTTGAACAATGGTTTTCAGTTCTTCCGGGTTTTGATCTTTACGGCAACCGATCCCTAAGGACCATCGCCTAGGGATCAGTTGTAAAAGATTGACTGTGGAGGGGAGCGAAGAAGGGACTTCTCCTATCCAGATTCCCCGGCCTTCTTCTAAAAAGCCTTCCTGGGTTTCTATCTGTCGGTAACCTGCCGGCAAGGGTAGGGGAAGGGGTTCTGAGGAATACACCGGTAGGCTTTCTTCGCCTATAAGCATGGCTGCTGTCCACTTTTTAGCTGTCTCCCAATCCTCCAGAGGTGCTTGATAGGTCGCCGCCAACTGATCGATGGCTGTGATTCCCCGATTGTCCGTAGCCGTGGTAATAACCGGTTGTGCACCGGTGATTTCGGCAATTTCCAGGGTCAGTTCATTAGCCTTCCCCAGGTGGCCGGAAAGGAGGCTGATGACATGATGCCCTTGCTCGTCCATCACTAACACCGCTGGATCACTGGCTTTATGATGGATATGATCTTTGATGAACCGCAGGGCAATACCGGTTGCCCCGATAAAGATCAGTCCCTCTTCCTTTTTCATCAGTTCTGGCATCCATTGATGCAAGGTTTTTCTTTCTACTATTTTTCTTTTTATTTTTCCTTCCGATGTTTGCTCTTCCTTCGAAGCAAAAAAAACAAGGTTTTCTTCCTGCTGCCATTGCTTCTTTTCTGCTTCTGAACCTGTCTCTAGCAAAGTTTCCGGCGCATAAACAGGACTATCCGGTCGATGCTTCCGAATAGTCTGTGCTTGCGTCAATCCATGATGGGTGAAGGTAATCATAGCTGTTTTCATGATGATTTTCCCTCCCGATATTCGTGGGTAAACGCCGCATCATACAATAGGGATTCGTCTCCTTCTGCCTGAAGAAAATCACCAATGTAAATCAGTGCGGTTTTCCGGATACCGGCTTCTTCCATCATTTCAGAAAGGTTTTGCAGGCTTCCTCTAAGAATCCTTTGATCCGGCCACCCTACCCGATAGGCAATGGCTACCGGCGTTTCCGGTGCGTAGGCGGTTAAGCAGTCTTCCACCACTTGTTTCACTTGGCCGACGGAAAGAAAAAGCACTAGGCTGGCTTGATGGGCTGCCAGGGATTTAAGGTTTTCTTTTTCCGGTACCGGGGTTCTTCCAGCAACCCGAGAGATAATCACTGTCTGGCTTTTTCCCGGTAAGGTTAGTTCTTTTTTCATAGCAGCGGCTCCTGCTAAAAAGGAGCTGATGCCCGGAATCACCTGGTAAGCTACTTTTTCGATCTCCAGCCGACGAATCTGTTCCGCAATGGCTCCGTATAGGGATGGATCTCCGGTATGTAGCCGAAGTACTTCTTTTCCTTCTTTGACCCGCTGTAC
Above is a window of Tindallia californiensis DNA encoding:
- the cobJ gene encoding precorrin-3B C(17)-methyltransferase, with the protein product MKTAMITFTHHGLTQAQTIRKHRPDSPVYAPETLLETGSEAEKKQWQQEENLVFFASKEEQTSEGKIKRKIVERKTLHQWMPELMKKEEGLIFIGATGIALRFIKDHIHHKASDPAVLVMDEQGHHVISLLSGHLGKANELTLEIAEITGAQPVITTATDNRGITAIDQLAATYQAPLEDWETAKKWTAAMLIGEESLPVYSSEPLPLPLPAGYRQIETQEGFLEEGRGIWIGEVPSSLPSTVNLLQLIPRRWSLGIGCRKDQNPEELKTIVQAFLKEQGLSIKAIKNINTIKAKGEEPALLSLAKEWELPLQTFSVDKIGQVQHLFPASAWVEENMKVTSVSAPCAYLASGGGQVLPELRFAHNGVTLSLAPEAGKITVAGIGPGKGEHISGAVKKALGESQRIIGYKPYVDRLSPWLKKGQIQDRSFMRKEKDRCRHALACAARGEKVVLVSSGDAGVYGMAGLMLELREAEFPMIPFEILPGITAANAAASRLGAPLMQDYATISLSDHLIPWEAIENRIQKATESGFMLALYNPKSKERIQQWNRAVEIISALRDPKTPVGIVTKALNEGESIQLIPLEKLAEAQVDMNTTVIIGNEYTKITQDHLMVTARGYSL
- the cobK gene encoding precorrin-6A reductase; the encoded protein is MILLLSGTSEGKSIAAAFNQWNLPSIVTTVTEYGGALLLQETDKSRTQVQVGPLHPSSLETLLEEGKIRALVDATHPYANQITWMAYEKANACQIPFIRWHRPGLSEEEKNHCLSVEDYETAAKTMAEMGGKWLLTTGSNHLEVFCQYVNSKELIIRIMPFPKVLEKCLALGFSPGQIIAQQGPFSCEMNRLQLKELGVEGMVTKDSGAIGGVKEKIQAVREEKKKMILIQRPPEPPAPKAENLQQLQELLLPILSLSGTIEKNGQGWLKGESCGKND
- the cobM gene encoding precorrin-4 C(11)-methyltransferase, with product MSQVIFIGAGPGDPELLTVKAYEKIRQAEVILYAGSLVNPAVFQHCPEEAEVASSASMDLEEMTDFMVQRVKEGKEVLRLHTGDPSLYGAIAEQIRRLEIEKVAYQVIPGISSFLAGAAAMKKELTLPGKSQTVIISRVAGRTPVPEKENLKSLAAHQASLVLFLSVGQVKQVVEDCLTAYAPETPVAIAYRVGWPDQRILRGSLQNLSEMMEEAGIRKTALIYIGDFLQAEGDESLLYDAAFTHEYREGKSS